AAGAATTATTTTAGGCAATATTATAGTTAAAATGGGCAATAAAACTGTTTTAATAACGATTTAGAGGGGTTTTTACAATGAAAATAATTGAAGGTGAATACATATTTACAGACGATGCTACTCGGATTAAATTAGATGAGGTTTGCAGCCTGTTAAGGCAATCTCATTGGGCTAAAAATCGACCTGCTGAAATCATTGCTAAAACAATTGAAACTTCACTTTGTTTTGCAATTTATCACAATGATATACAAATTGGGTTTGCAAGAGTTATAAGTGATTATGCTGTCTACAGTCTAATATTAGATGTAATTATTGATGAAAAATATAGGAGTAATGGCTTAGGAAAAAAACTAATTGAATTTATAAACAACTATCCAAGTATAAAAGATACAAGTAAAGTTCTTTGGACAAAATATGCTGAAAGATTATATTTGAAATGCGGATTTAAAGAAGAAGATTTTTATAAATTTATGTTTAATAGACCTTAATTAAATACCGTTGTGACGAAATATTCTTATTATACGAAATAAATATAGATAAAAAATGGGGCTATAGCCTAACATGGCTCCATTTATGATCCCTGACAATTATATAACTTACTTTTCATAATATCAGCATCCCGTGCTATATATGTATGCTATATGTCCAGCCTTATGATATAATATATTTTAGGTATAAGTTTACAGCTCATGATGCTATTTATATAAAGCAATGGATTAAAGAGAAATTCACAGTTGTAAATTATGATGTATTAAGTAAAAAGGCAATAATGCCTTTTCTATTTTATCTTGATGTATGAAAATTATAATAACCATACATTCTTTTTATTGTTTTATAGTATTTGTATTACTGAAATGAAAATAGATAGTATATTAAGTTAATGTTATAATTGTATATATATGTATTATGATATATAGGGGGGTATAATGCGTAAAGTAGGATATATTGTTAGAGCATATATTGCGGGTATCTTTATGTGTATTTTAGGTTATTTTGAAAGAGAATTTCTTCATAAAACAATTATTAAATGCAAATCTTGCAACCAAAAAATTAAGGTTCCTACATACTATAAAAAAATTATTGTAACATGCCCAAGATGTAAAACTCAGTTTCCATACAAGTATCATTTAACGATAAAAAGAGTCATTGGTATTCTATTATTAATAATAATTGGACTACCTTTTGCTACATTGATAGCATATGCAGGGAATCAATCAAGCTTGATGGATTCATATATGTTTTTTATAATTCCTTATAGTGCTATGTTTTTGGGGATTTTAGCAAGTATTGGGTTCATGTCAATTTTAATCTTATTAGTAGACATGAATATACACTTTCCAAAAATATCTTTAGCTGTATTGCTAATGGTAATATCTTTGTCATCATTTTGGTTAAGTGAATACATTTCTTATCATCATCAAACTTTAACAGTTAATTATGTGACTAAAGACCAATACGGTAATGAAGTAAGTAGACATGCTAATAAAGAAGCGATTGATAAATATTATTCGTTTTCTCAGTATATTATAAAATCATCAAAAAAGAAAGAAACTAGAGTGGCTGGACAATGGGGTAAAACACCTATACTTTCTGCACCTCAGGAGCAAGACTTAGGTACTTATGGAATTGTATTATTTATACTTAAGCAAGTAGGTTTTACAATACCAATTCCTATCATATGGTATATTACGTATCGGTCAAAGAAAAATAAATTAAAATCAGCTTATTAGACGAAAGAGTTATGTCACAACATTCTTATTACACGAAAAAATATAAAAAATGGGGCTATAACCAATATAGGTTCTTTCTGAGTTTTGGGTATTTACATTAAATCAAGTATCATAAGATACTTGATTTTTTTGCTATTGTTATTATTATATTTGGGTATTTTGATAAAATAATGGTATGGAAGAAGGTGCTGAAAATGAAATACAAAACTATTGGTGATTTTTCTTTTTTGCTGGATGACAATCATTTTGTCTATAATTATACAGAAGATGAAAACACCTTAGATATTTACGTCAAATCAAAACCACACAGTTGCTGTTGCCCTGAATGTGGTTCAGAAAGCAGACAGTTACATGCTACTTATGAAAGGACTCTACAGGATACTCCAATTCATTGCAAACAGACATTTCTTCATGCAAATGTTTACAAGTATGAATGTCTGAATCCTGCTTGCAACCGCAGAATATTTATGGAAAAACTACCTTTTGCAAAGTTATCACAGGTAAGAACTGATGCACTGAATTCTTTGATTCTTGGTGTGTCAATGTTTTTAAGCAACGAAGGTGCAAGCAAGGTTCTTGCACTACTTGGAGTAAAAATCAGTAATGATACTATACAACGACTGTATGACAGTATAGAATTCGTAGATGATCCAGATGTGAAAGCAATAGGTGTGGATGATGTTGCTATACGAAAAGGTCAAACTTATGCGACTGCTATTTATGATCTAAAAGGCCATCATCTAATTGCTCTCTTAGAAGGTAGAGATGGACAACCTTTGAGAGAGTGGCTAAAACAGCATAAGAAAGTAAAATTGGTCGCAAGAGACCGTGCCAGTGCCTATGCATCTGCCATTAGCGAGATACTTCCGGAATGCATTCAGGTGGCAGACCGGTTTCATCTGCTTCAAAATCTCCTTGATCGGATGAAAGATATTTTTAAAGAAGATATGCCGGCAAAAATATTTATACGTAATGATGAAATATTGGATAAAGCCCCAGAAAAAGTTTTAAAGAAAAAAATGCCGAATGAGAAAATGATAGAGTCGTTTGACTATGATAATTCTGTTCCACGAACCCCTAACGGAACAGAAATTAAGTTCGATAACAAAAAACATGATCTGAATTCACCACAATATCGGGCACATGCTGAAAGCAGGAAAAAAAACAGCGATTGATCTGTCAGATCCAGGAATACTGGAGAAATCTCAAAAATAAAAGAATCAAACTTGTTTCAGAAGAATTTCAAATATCCAAATTAACAGCAAAAAAATATATCAACATGACTGAGGAGGAAATCCAAAAACTTAACAATCCAGCTAATTATAAGAAAAGAACAACGATAATGGATGAATATATCAATATCATCTTCAAGATGCAGCGTGACGGAATCAATGATGACCTGATTTATTTTTATATTTTGAAACATGGATATAGTGGAAATCAAAAATCATTATGGAACTATATCTATTGCATTGAAAAAAACAACTTTCCAGATAGAACTCCAATGAACCCCAAGTGCCTTATAGAATGGAGTTATCCTGATGATGTCATTATTATAAAAAGAAATAGTCTGTTAAAATATCTGCTTACAAAGAATCCAAAAACAAAAAAAGATGAGACTATAGGAAAATATATTAATGAACTTATTGAAAAATACAGAGATTCATCAATAGCTTCTTTTTGCAATGGTATAGAAAGAGATATTGCCCCGATCAAGAATGCAATATCTCTAAAAGTAAGTTCAGGATTTGTTGAAGGAAACAACAACAAATTCAAACTTATCAAACGTATTGTATACGGAAAATCTGGATTAGTCAATCTGGCAAAAAAATGTTTTTTGGCATTTCTCTCTAAAAGGCCATCGTTTAATCTTGTTGACTTAATCTAAAAAGAATGGCTATTCGCATCCGAATAGCCATTCTTTTTAAGTGATTGATGTATCCAAAACTCAGAAAGAACCCCAATATAGCTCCATTTACAATTTCTATCCATTATATAACATGTATGTCACAAAACATAAACATCCATGTCCTATATATGTACGTTATGTAATACTACTTTGTTTTATTGTTACTTAAAGCTATTCCTAAAGCAGCGCCAATTGATATTCCTAAAGCAAGATTATTGAATAATACTCCAAATGAAATACCCAAACTTATTCCAATAGCTAAATAATCATAACCTTTTTTATTTGTCTTTTTATTCTGTTCCATAAATAAATTCCTTTCTCAATAAATCAATTAATTCTATTTATTAAATTTATATTTAATCAGTTGTTCAGGAACGCCATAATAATTAGCTAATTGATTTATACATATATTCTTTAGATAACACTTGTCAATATCCTTTTCGTCTATCAGCAATTCAGCTGCAAATTTATTGGCTTCTATTTCAACTTTGCCTCTAGGGAAAAGAGTATATTCGTGGATATATGAAGTCTGATTTGTAGAGTGGAGTAAAGCATGTCCTAGTTCATGTGCCAATACCAATCTTTGAACTAATTCAGTTAAATTTGAATTTATTACAATGAATTTATTACCAAGCTCTTTTTTAAAAAATCCCATAGTTTTTTTAAAAGGCCTTTTTATAATTGAAATGTTTAATTCTTTAGCAAGTATTTCAGGGTTTCTTGTACCATGCTTTTGTATTAAATGTTTAACTCTTGCATGAATATTTATCACTGGATCACCTACTTATCTTTTGGGGATTTCCTTTTATTCATTGCTTTGGCCTTCCAAAAAATTTCATTCATGGTATCAAGTATTTCCTTTTTATCTTCTTCATCAAATTCATCATCCATAAAGAAAGCCTCATTAGCTTTTTTCATATGTTCTAGATATTGTTTTTTATCGTGTGAAGTGACTTTATATTTATCTGAGTATTCTTGTGGAATATTAATTTTAGGTTCTTTGGTATCAGTAAGTCCCATTAAATAATCAAGAGAAACGCCAAAATATTCAGCCATTTTTTTCTTAACAGTATCACTAGGAATTCTTTTATCTGATTCATATTGAGATAATGTAGTGTTGCCTATATTAAGTATCTTAGATAATTCTAATTGACTTATTGATTTTTCTTCACGCAGATTTCGTATTCTATTACCTAATGTATAGTTTTTCATTTTGTTAACTTCCTTTCACAATTAGTGAACTTAAGCTTATTATACCAAATAGATTTTTATAAAACATACTTTTTCACAATTTGAGAAAATGATATTGACTTTTGCAAATTGTGAATATATAATATAAATAAAGATTTTGCTTATTGTGAAATAGAGGAGGTGATTAGAATGAACAATAAAATGAAATTTTATAGGCAAAAAAATAACTTAACTCAAGAAGAAACAGCTAAACAGTTAGGAATATCAGTAAGCGCCTATAATATGATAGAAAATGGCAATAGAGGTATTTCTTTATTGAGAGCAAAACAATTAGAAAAAATATTTAATGTTTCAATAGATGAAATTTTTTTTAACAATAACTTTCACAATGAGCAAAACAAGCAAAGAAAACAAAAGGAGATAGCAAGCTAATGGACAATTTAAATTTACTTTCAAATGTTAAAGAGATTAAAGAAGTTAAAGATATTCACTTAGTTAATTCTCTTATAGAAAGAGATTGGATACTACTAAGGATAATATCCAATCAGGACACAATTATTTTTGTTCTTGGGAGAATTCATTACGATACTTGTCAGCAATAGAGTCAATACCATGACGAGGGAAACCAAGTATCATTGAATAACGATCATAAATAGCAGTTGAAGTATTGCTTTTATCAACGCCCTCTTCACAAATATGTGTTACAGCACCAATTTTAAGTAAAACCCATCCTTTTGAAAGTAATTTATTTACTTCTTCAATGGTGTACAATTCACCTATTTTGGGTGTACAAGGGTCAACTATAACATCTTTTAAAAGAGAAATGTCTTGTAAATTAATCATAGCTTATCACCACCTTTTAGTGATGATAAAATTCTACAAAATATATAAAAATCCTTTAATATATTAATTTTAACAACAAAAGGAAGTGAAATGAATGCCAAGAAAAGCTACGAAGGCAGCAGGAAATGTATATTATAAAGCACGAATTGAAGCTGCTAATACTAATGACAAATTAAACAGCAGGGAAGGAGCTGCAGAAATAATTGGGATTGATAGGACAAGGCTAGCACGAATAGAGCTTGACAGTATTTGTGCATATCCAGAAGAAATTTTGATGATGGCTGATGTTTATAATGCTCCTGAATTAGAAAATTATTTTTGTTGTGAACAATGTCCTATAGGTAAACATAGTGTTTCACACATTGAGGTTTTAGAAATAGATAGAATTACAATTCAAATTATATCTTCACTAGAAAATATTAATGGTGTCAAAAAGGAATTGTTAGATATTACGGAAGGCGGAATTATTACAGAAGATGAAAAACCAAAATTAGAACATGTTGTTAAAGCACTAGATAAAATTGCAATCGGATCTCGAGAACTAAAACTTTGGATTCAGAAAAATTTTAGATAGAAAGGAGACAGTAGGAAGTGGCACGTGAAATAACAGGAACAGTTAGTTGGCCCCAGGCTATGAAAGATATGTTGGAAGTTCAAAGACGCTTTACTAAAGGCCTCGGATTGATGATTGAGGATGATGTGAATAAGAAAAAAATAAATATGGATCAACTTGATTTCATTATAGAAGAGTTAGGCAAGTGTAAGTGGCATGAACCAATTTTAAGAACGGAGGAGAATTGAGTAATTTACAGATTTCAAAAGAACAGCAATTAATACCTGTAAAAGAGAATGAGAAAGAATAAATTTAAAAGTTTGGAAGAGGAGGCTATATAAATGGCTAAGAGTTTAGAAGAAAGAGTTGTATCACTTGAAAAAAGAGTAGCTGCACTTGAAGGACAAGTTCGAGCACAGCCAAAGAAGTTTATTTCAGAAGACAGTAATGGAATTTGTGATGACTTAACCCCAAGTAAATGTCCTAAAAGCAAAGATGACTTAAAACATTTATTTAATGGAGAAAGGACATATCCTTAAAGATTATTTCTTAAATAATCAGTATCGCATTTTACGTTATACCATGCAGCTTCTTCTGTTAAAGCAGCAACAAATAGTCTATCATTTGAATCCGTGTACTGTTTTAATTTATCTCTTAATGAAACGCATGTTTCGTCAGTACCTATGATCCAAGTAGATTCTGTAACTCTAGCCCAAACAGAGTAGGATTTTATAAAATCTATTAAATCTTTGTAGTCTTTACCAGGAGCACATAAATCATAAGACACAATTTTACTACTAGCCATAATTTATCACCTCACTTTCTAGGTGATAATTCTACAAAATAATGTAAGAACCTTTAGAAGATAATACCAAATAAATCAAAGGAGGATTCAGATAGAGCTTTTGATTAAAAATCATATTTTATTAGTAACTTTGGAGCAAAGGAAAGGTGCAAAGGTTAAAAGTAAGTTTGAATCAATACAAAAAGAGATTGGAAGGAGGAAAAATCATGGTATTTGAAAATTTGTTGGTACTTTTAATAGCTGCTAAGGAAAAATGCCCTCAGGAAGTGGCTTTCAAATACTTAGATAGATATTTAGAACATGGAACTAATTTTAAAAGACCTCCTGTATTTAGCTGGACACCTGAGGATATACAGGATGTGATGAAATTTAAGCAGGAAGGTATTAGTAATGAGGAGATAGGTAGCTATTATGGGGTAAAGGCAAATACCATAAAGAGTTTATTTTATAAAAAAACTACTCAATCACCAGTAGATGAACCTAGAAGACGTGGGACCAAGCTTGAAGTACAGGAAATGTTGAAACTAAATAAGCAGGGATGGAAGCCAAGAGAATTAGCAGAAAAATTTGATATTAAAATACACACTGTATACAGCAGAATCAAAAAAGCAAAACAGAAAGCGGAGGTGTGATATGGAGATGGACGTGCTTAAAGAAAAGTTAAATAAATATATAGATTTATATGGTCGCCTTGATAAAAGGACTTTAGAAGTTAGCCAGGAACTTGACAAGCTAATAGTTAAAGAAATGAAGGATGGAAAGGAGGAGGATAAGTAAATGAATGGATATTTACAATGCTTGATAGACCAGTACGTAACTAAGGCTAATAAGGCTTTAGATCCAGAAAAAAGAAACATATACAGAGAAGTTTTAAATGATTTGTTGAAGTTTAAAGAGTATGTTGAAATGCCACAAGAAACTAGTACTGATGATGTACCTAAGAAACATATTGCACTTGATTTTGTTGGAACAATGCCAGGACTTATGGAATACTTAAAAAATTTAAGTTTGAGGGAAGGAGGTATTAAATGAACATAAGTGAAAGAAAAGTATTTTTACAAATAAAAAAGGCCCTCTGCCAAAGGACCAAAAGAAATTTATAAATCTATTCCTATTCTATATGAGAATGGGGAAAAAATCAAATTGGAGGTTTACAGATGTCAAATAGAATTGTTTTAAAAGGATTGTATCTTAAGAATTTTAAAGGAATTAAAGAGCTAGATATAGATTTTGAGAATACAACAAATATATACGGAGATAACGGTACAGGTAAAACTACTGTGTTTGATGCATTTGCATGGCTGTTGTTTGATAAGGATAGTCAGAATATAAGTAAATTTGACGTGCAGCCACTTGATAAGAGCAATAATATAATCCACAGAATTGATACAGAAGTTATTGGATCACTTGAAATAGATGGAGTTAAAATAGTTTTGAGAAAGGTTTTAAAAGAAAAATGGGTTAAGCCTAAAGGTAAGCCTGAGTCAGAGCTTAAAGGTGTAACTACTACTTATTACATTGATGATGTACCTAAGAAACAGGGTGAATATAAGGAAAAAATAAACAGTATTATTCCAGAAGATATATTCAAATTAGTAACTAATCCTTCATATTTTTCAACCAACATGAAATGGCAGGACAGAAAGAAAATACTTATGGATATTATAGGTGAACTTACGGATGAAAATGTTATTGATTTTAAAAAGGATTTGGAACCTCTAAAAGATTTGTTAGGAAACAAGAGTATAGAAGAACTTAAAAAAAGTATAAACGCGTCAAGAAAAAAATTGATTAAAGATAGAGAATCGATCCAGCCTAGAATTGATGAATTAAACATGGCTGTAAAGGATGATATTAATTTTCAACAATTAGAGGTTAAGAAACAAGAAATAGTTTCAAAGATAAACAATATAGAAGAGCAGCTTATAGATAAATCTAAAATAAATGACGAATTGTTTAAAGAAAAAGATAAGTTATATGGACTTAAATCCAAACTCAAGGATATTGAAAGAGATGAACTTCGGAAAGCTGGAAGTGGTAAAGACAAAATAGCAGAGGAATTATACAGTATTACTGGTGAAATAGCTGATATTAAATTTCATGTCAAATCAATTGAATCTGAAAAAAATAATAACCTTAATTTAATAGAAACCATTGAAAATGATGTTAAAAATTTAAGGAAAGAGTGGTATGAGGAAAACAATAAACCATTCGAACTTCCGGAAGACGCTCGTATATGTCCTTTGTGTAAAAGGCCTTTTGATGAAGAAGATGTTGAAAAGCACAAACAGGAATTAGAAGAAAACTTTAAGCAAAACAAATCAAAAATTCTTAAAGAGATAACTAGAAAGGGTAGTAGTAAGGCAGATGAAATTGAAAAGTATGAGAAAAAGATATCTGAGAATGAAATTGAATTAGGGGGATTACTTAAAAAATTAGATGATTTTAATAATAAAAAGGATGAATTGCAAAGCAAATTTGATAATTTTAAGGCAGCTGTTGATCTTAATAGTAATAAAGAATATCAGAATACATTAAATCAGATAGAAATACTTGAAAATGAGTTATCTAAGCCAATAGAAGGAAATTCAAAAATTGAAGAGCTTAAGAAAAGAAAAGCACTTTTAGGCATTGAACTAGAAAATGTTAATTATGACTTAGGTTACAAAGAAATTAATGTTAATACTAAATCAAGGATTAAAGAACTTCAGGATAAGGAAAAGACTCTAGCACAACAAATTGCAGACCTTGAAAAGCAAGATTTTATGTGTGATGAATTTATAAAAACTAAAGTTAAACTTATGGAATCCAGTATAAATTCTAAGTTTAAATATGTTAAGTTTAGGTTCTTTAAAGCCCAAGTTAACGGAGGAATTGAAGAGGATTGTGAGCCTCTTATAGATGGGGTTCCGTTCTCAACAAACTTGAACTCAGGTGCCAGAATTAATGCTGGAATAGATATTATAAATACACTATCAAGTCATTACGAAATTAAAGCTCCTATATTTATAGATAACAGGGAAAGCACCACAAGGCTTATAGATACAGAAAGCCAAATAATTAATTTGGTTGTAAGTAGTATGGATAAGAAATTAAGAGTTGAGAATAGTTCGGAAGTAGAACAGACAGAATTAGCAGGTTAATAAATTCAAAGAAAGGGTGATACGAAATGTCAAGTGAAAATACAGCTTTAACTTTGGCTAAGGAAGAAGCTTTAAACCAAGTAACAACGAAAATTAATGAATTAAGGAAAAATAATGATATAGTTTTTCCAAAAAATTATTCTGTAGCTAATGCACTTAATAGTGCATGGCTGCAGCTCCAAGAAGTCAAAGATAAGAATGATAAACCTGCGCTTGAAGTATGTACTAAGAACTCAATTATAGGTTCATTATATGATATGTGTTTACAAGGGTTAACACCTGCTAAGAAGCAATGTTATTTTGTAGTATACGGAAAACAGCTACAGCTTATGAGAAGCTATATGGGGACTGTAGCAGTAACTAAAAGATTAGAAGGAGTAAAGGATATAAAAGCTTACTGTATATATGAAGGTGATGAATTTGAAGAAACATATGATTTGGATACAGCAACGCTAAACATTAGCAAATTTAATCCCAAGTTTGAAAATATAGATATTGATAAAATCAAAGGTGCGTTTGCAGTAGTAATTGGAGAGAATGGTCCTATTCATACTGAGGTAATGAACATTAATCAGATACAAAAGGCATGGGGGCAGGGTATTGCCTACAAGACAGGAAAGTCAAAAGCGCATAATAATTTTACAGATGAAATGGCGAAGAAAACAGTAATAAACAGGGCTTGTAAGATGTATGCAAATACTTCAGATGATAGCGACCTTTTGATGGAAGCTTTTAATAATACGGATAAAACTTATGATGAAAAAGATATGGTAGGTAATGTTGAATATGAGGTCAAAGAAGAAATAAAAGACAACGCTAATAAAAAGAAAATAGATGTTGAGGTACCTGAAAATCAGGATCAGAACAGTAAAGATAAATCTAAAAACATAATTGATGTTAATCCTAAAGATGTACAGTCAGATGAAGACAGTAATAAAGATAGCTTACAGAAGACTGGAGTGGAAGGACCAGGGTTTTGATGAAACTTAAAGTGTTAGGGAGTGGTAGCAGTGGTAACTGCTATTTACTCCAAAATAAAGATGAAACTTTGATTATTGAGTGTGGATTATCTTACAAGACTATTTTAAAAGGCTTAAATTTTGATTTAAAAAATGTTGTGGGGTGTTTGATTAGTCACGAACATAAAGACCACAGTAAAGCAATAAATGATGTATTAAACAATGCAATAGATGTTTATACAAGTGAGGGAACATTGAAAGCAATAAATATTAAAAGCTATAGAGCAAAAATAATTAGAGCCGAGGAACAATTTAATATAGG
The genomic region above belongs to Clostridium sp. AWRP and contains:
- a CDS encoding GNAT family N-acetyltransferase, which encodes MKIIEGEYIFTDDATRIKLDEVCSLLRQSHWAKNRPAEIIAKTIETSLCFAIYHNDIQIGFARVISDYAVYSLILDVIIDEKYRSNGLGKKLIEFINNYPSIKDTSKVLWTKYAERLYLKCGFKEEDFYKFMFNRP
- a CDS encoding ISL3 family transposase, with the translated sequence MKYKTIGDFSFLLDDNHFVYNYTEDENTLDIYVKSKPHSCCCPECGSESRQLHATYERTLQDTPIHCKQTFLHANVYKYECLNPACNRRIFMEKLPFAKLSQVRTDALNSLILGVSMFLSNEGASKVLALLGVKISNDTIQRLYDSIEFVDDPDVKAIGVDDVAIRKGQTYATAIYDLKGHHLIALLEGRDGQPLREWLKQHKKVKLVARDRASAYASAISEILPECIQVADRFHLLQNLLDRMKDIFKEDMPAKIFIRNDEILDKAPEKVLKKKMPNEKMIESFDYDNSVPRTPNGTEIKFDNKKHDLNSPQYRAHAESRKKNSD
- a CDS encoding transposase; translated protein: MICQIQEYWRNLKNKRIKLVSEEFQISKLTAKKYINMTEEEIQKLNNPANYKKRTTIMDEYINIIFKMQRDGINDDLIYFYILKHGYSGNQKSLWNYIYCIEKNNFPDRTPMNPKCLIEWSYPDDVIIIKRNSLLKYLLTKNPKTKKDETIGKYINELIEKYRDSSIASFCNGIERDIAPIKNAISLKVSSGFVEGNNNKFKLIKRIVYGKSGLVNLAKKCFLAFLSKRPSFNLVDLI
- a CDS encoding ImmA/IrrE family metallo-endopeptidase, producing the protein MINIHARVKHLIQKHGTRNPEILAKELNISIIKRPFKKTMGFFKKELGNKFIVINSNLTELVQRLVLAHELGHALLHSTNQTSYIHEYTLFPRGKVEIEANKFAAELLIDEKDIDKCYLKNICINQLANYYGVPEQLIKYKFNK
- a CDS encoding helix-turn-helix transcriptional regulator: MKNYTLGNRIRNLREEKSISQLELSKILNIGNTTLSQYESDKRIPSDTVKKKMAEYFGVSLDYLMGLTDTKEPKINIPQEYSDKYKVTSHDKKQYLEHMKKANEAFFMDDEFDEEDKKEILDTMNEIFWKAKAMNKRKSPKDK
- a CDS encoding helix-turn-helix transcriptional regulator, producing the protein MNNKMKFYRQKNNLTQEETAKQLGISVSAYNMIENGNRGISLLRAKQLEKIFNVSIDEIFFNNNFHNEQNKQRKQKEIAS
- a CDS encoding XRE family transcriptional regulator, which translates into the protein MPRKATKAAGNVYYKARIEAANTNDKLNSREGAAEIIGIDRTRLARIELDSICAYPEEILMMADVYNAPELENYFCCEQCPIGKHSVSHIEVLEIDRITIQIISSLENINGVKKELLDITEGGIITEDEKPKLEHVVKALDKIAIGSRELKLWIQKNFR
- a CDS encoding CRISPR-associated protein Cas2, coding for MASSKIVSYDLCAPGKDYKDLIDFIKSYSVWARVTESTWIIGTDETCVSLRDKLKQYTDSNDRLFVAALTEEAAWYNVKCDTDYLRNNL
- a CDS encoding sigma-70 family RNA polymerase sigma factor, coding for MVFENLLVLLIAAKEKCPQEVAFKYLDRYLEHGTNFKRPPVFSWTPEDIQDVMKFKQEGISNEEIGSYYGVKANTIKSLFYKKTTQSPVDEPRRRGTKLEVQEMLKLNKQGWKPRELAEKFDIKIHTVYSRIKKAKQKAEV
- a CDS encoding aspartyl-phosphate phosphatase Spo0E family protein — encoded protein: MEMDVLKEKLNKYIDLYGRLDKRTLEVSQELDKLIVKEMKDGKEEDK
- a CDS encoding AAA family ATPase, whose protein sequence is MSNRIVLKGLYLKNFKGIKELDIDFENTTNIYGDNGTGKTTVFDAFAWLLFDKDSQNISKFDVQPLDKSNNIIHRIDTEVIGSLEIDGVKIVLRKVLKEKWVKPKGKPESELKGVTTTYYIDDVPKKQGEYKEKINSIIPEDIFKLVTNPSYFSTNMKWQDRKKILMDIIGELTDENVIDFKKDLEPLKDLLGNKSIEELKKSINASRKKLIKDRESIQPRIDELNMAVKDDINFQQLEVKKQEIVSKINNIEEQLIDKSKINDELFKEKDKLYGLKSKLKDIERDELRKAGSGKDKIAEELYSITGEIADIKFHVKSIESEKNNNLNLIETIENDVKNLRKEWYEENNKPFELPEDARICPLCKRPFDEEDVEKHKQELEENFKQNKSKILKEITRKGSSKADEIEKYEKKISENEIELGGLLKKLDDFNNKKDELQSKFDNFKAAVDLNSNKEYQNTLNQIEILENELSKPIEGNSKIEELKKRKALLGIELENVNYDLGYKEINVNTKSRIKELQDKEKTLAQQIADLEKQDFMCDEFIKTKVKLMESSINSKFKYVKFRFFKAQVNGGIEEDCEPLIDGVPFSTNLNSGARINAGIDIINTLSSHYEIKAPIFIDNRESTTRLIDTESQIINLVVSSMDKKLRVENSSEVEQTELAG
- a CDS encoding RecT family recombinase, with product MSSENTALTLAKEEALNQVTTKINELRKNNDIVFPKNYSVANALNSAWLQLQEVKDKNDKPALEVCTKNSIIGSLYDMCLQGLTPAKKQCYFVVYGKQLQLMRSYMGTVAVTKRLEGVKDIKAYCIYEGDEFEETYDLDTATLNISKFNPKFENIDIDKIKGAFAVVIGENGPIHTEVMNINQIQKAWGQGIAYKTGKSKAHNNFTDEMAKKTVINRACKMYANTSDDSDLLMEAFNNTDKTYDEKDMVGNVEYEVKEEIKDNANKKKIDVEVPENQDQNSKDKSKNIIDVNPKDVQSDEDSNKDSLQKTGVEGPGF